One window of the Natrinema sp. CBA1119 genome contains the following:
- a CDS encoding UvrD-helicase domain-containing protein, protein MSDDPIRLQNAQRDIRDAYFDHDSGLYTLNCVPGAGKSEVTDHISAEDILRRYVAGDPTPEQRVAAISFNRSEAESIIPDICDRLREIVEHNLVPAASKVSDTEVEYLIQRIRQAPFVGTIDSILRDVLSEIASDIGFEEMPVVGKTARQKHLHAACYRGIQEDPDLAQRVERLEDAYPTGEYDDDVSEMLETAVTYCRDRRISTEGFRSNLEQIVEDVYAEGRPRSFSDVVAAVEHCVGADIDESAYDDIGDDERGRICDADSRLHGDWRARIDDFCTVLEEYRITYRQTIRDRGVVSHTDVAYLVDAYFDDRLGNVDDAHRARIRQRYQTRIQSLIIDEAQDVSSIQHAALSHLVTSSARVFGAGDLLQSVYLWRHAEPTLFETATVEGEYLGINWDVHEHRTAKTTYRCVPDVASAINEISEATLTDPARGNLGELDVRYPGLEADRGSTDESNVHIAAFDPIASDPDSYAWVSPVEGRGEATTLATLLSKGLADGSFTDENDDPLGITVLFRWTSKMDVYEEAFEEMGLSVRNASEDLFECSVVNVVLDVCEWLVAPADPERTRALVTESNLGLEPLADNFEAHHWDIDAVLDDCDLTDAHQHVLDGLSELHDRRDSFLSRPAGTYAEDIIETLALRADSYGCFDVDPAQRVANLDALVETLEEWEADEHFTPRELTELVEPFRVSPYMGPNQPSTADTSHDVEFRTVHDAKGDQDDVVAVANPGFSLWKHGPQAQRFLTQGSIAGLAPPTDTEIPSDIALPPFANGLYDPEDTRDRDVGLRWATGHWCDDVAKSADATSLVGPDRLKRVAANERAEAWRLLYVSLTRARDHLVVPLPRSLPDESRPRDRWLDTIRDGLNFTGKQTGSYTVDTDTGSFDVGVNDVALRATWTNRVTSRDDDVAVNPPRRTDLDPWVPRFAHPSTLYPLTDDPDEQVLDHLLGNALHTDANDVPDDVPLQFDRLGPDDVGSCLHEVLTTLVEREVPEHTLRSLGDEVRRVFDDVVGDHAPRTGDNERDKLFSFFREEVLDDFLASDLWEEIQRAERVTVERPIDGLVTVDDVEIEIHGTSDFVVESPSGEQYVADLKITLTDQTPETRRRYELQVTAYSYLFEQQESSEDPVDRTVETFGVERDTIESSWPSEIVERRLATLVRQ, encoded by the coding sequence GTGAGTGACGATCCGATCCGCCTCCAGAACGCGCAACGAGACATTCGGGACGCGTACTTCGACCACGATTCGGGATTGTATACTCTCAACTGCGTCCCAGGTGCAGGGAAATCCGAGGTCACTGACCATATCTCCGCAGAGGACATTCTCCGTCGCTACGTTGCTGGAGACCCGACACCCGAACAGCGAGTTGCAGCCATCTCGTTCAACCGTAGTGAGGCGGAGAGCATCATTCCAGATATCTGTGACCGCCTTCGGGAGATTGTCGAACACAATCTGGTCCCCGCTGCAAGCAAAGTCTCAGATACAGAGGTTGAATATCTGATCCAACGGATCAGACAAGCACCATTCGTCGGTACTATCGACAGTATCCTTCGGGACGTGCTGAGTGAGATCGCCTCCGACATCGGCTTTGAGGAGATGCCGGTCGTTGGCAAAACGGCTCGGCAGAAACACCTGCATGCTGCCTGTTACCGGGGCATTCAGGAGGATCCAGACTTGGCACAGCGAGTAGAGCGGCTGGAGGACGCGTATCCCACTGGCGAGTATGACGACGACGTGAGCGAGATGCTTGAGACTGCCGTCACCTACTGTCGAGATCGCCGTATCTCTACGGAGGGGTTCCGCTCCAATCTCGAACAGATTGTTGAAGACGTCTACGCAGAGGGTCGCCCAAGATCGTTCAGCGATGTCGTCGCCGCGGTGGAACACTGTGTCGGGGCAGACATTGACGAGAGTGCCTACGACGACATCGGCGACGACGAACGAGGCCGAATCTGTGACGCAGATTCGAGACTTCACGGCGACTGGCGTGCCCGTATTGACGATTTCTGTACAGTACTCGAAGAGTATCGAATTACGTATCGTCAGACTATCCGCGACCGTGGCGTTGTCTCCCACACAGATGTTGCGTACCTCGTGGACGCGTACTTCGACGACCGACTCGGTAATGTCGATGATGCTCACCGGGCCAGAATCAGACAGCGATACCAGACAAGAATACAGAGTCTGATTATCGATGAGGCCCAAGACGTGTCGTCGATACAGCACGCCGCACTTTCCCATCTGGTCACCTCCAGTGCGCGTGTGTTCGGCGCGGGCGATCTGCTCCAGAGCGTCTATCTGTGGCGGCACGCTGAACCAACGCTCTTCGAGACCGCGACGGTCGAAGGAGAGTATCTCGGAATCAACTGGGATGTCCACGAGCACCGGACTGCGAAGACGACGTACCGGTGCGTCCCCGATGTCGCCAGTGCGATCAACGAAATCTCGGAAGCAACGCTCACGGATCCAGCACGTGGGAACCTCGGAGAACTGGACGTCCGGTACCCTGGGCTAGAAGCTGATCGTGGTTCGACCGACGAGTCGAATGTCCACATCGCGGCATTCGATCCGATAGCTTCAGACCCTGATTCGTACGCCTGGGTCAGTCCTGTCGAAGGTCGTGGGGAAGCAACCACACTGGCGACGCTCCTCTCGAAGGGGCTTGCAGATGGGTCGTTCACTGACGAGAACGATGACCCTCTCGGGATCACCGTGTTGTTCCGATGGACGTCGAAGATGGATGTGTATGAAGAGGCGTTCGAGGAAATGGGGCTCAGTGTTCGGAACGCGAGTGAAGATCTCTTCGAGTGCTCAGTCGTCAATGTAGTCCTTGACGTCTGTGAATGGCTAGTCGCACCTGCCGACCCCGAAAGAACCCGCGCGCTCGTCACCGAGTCGAATCTCGGTCTCGAACCACTCGCAGACAACTTTGAGGCCCACCATTGGGATATCGACGCGGTTCTCGATGACTGCGACCTCACGGACGCACACCAGCACGTACTCGATGGCCTCTCCGAACTCCACGACCGACGTGATAGCTTCCTCTCCCGCCCCGCTGGCACCTACGCCGAGGACATCATCGAGACACTTGCCCTTCGCGCAGATTCCTATGGGTGCTTCGACGTCGATCCTGCACAACGGGTCGCCAACCTCGATGCACTCGTAGAGACCTTGGAGGAGTGGGAAGCGGACGAACATTTCACTCCACGTGAACTCACCGAGCTGGTCGAACCGTTTCGAGTGAGCCCGTATATGGGACCGAACCAGCCGAGTACTGCCGACACGAGTCACGACGTCGAATTTCGGACGGTCCATGACGCTAAGGGCGACCAAGACGACGTCGTCGCCGTTGCGAATCCCGGATTCAGCCTCTGGAAGCACGGGCCTCAAGCACAACGGTTCCTCACTCAGGGGAGCATCGCCGGACTTGCCCCGCCGACGGACACCGAAATTCCCTCAGACATTGCTCTCCCACCGTTCGCCAACGGACTCTACGATCCCGAGGACACCCGGGACCGCGATGTTGGATTGCGGTGGGCTACGGGCCACTGGTGCGATGACGTCGCCAAGTCCGCGGACGCAACATCGCTGGTTGGCCCCGACCGTCTCAAACGGGTTGCGGCGAACGAACGAGCCGAAGCCTGGCGGCTCCTGTATGTCTCGCTCACGCGGGCGAGAGACCACCTCGTTGTCCCACTCCCACGGTCACTGCCCGATGAATCCCGGCCCCGAGACCGGTGGCTTGACACGATCCGAGACGGGCTCAACTTCACCGGTAAGCAAACTGGGTCGTACACGGTCGATACGGACACCGGGTCGTTCGACGTCGGCGTCAATGATGTCGCACTTCGCGCAACATGGACAAACAGGGTCACGTCTCGTGACGACGACGTCGCCGTCAATCCACCACGACGCACCGATCTCGATCCATGGGTTCCACGGTTCGCCCACCCGAGTACGCTGTATCCACTCACGGACGATCCCGACGAACAGGTACTTGACCACCTCCTCGGCAATGCCCTGCACACAGATGCTAACGACGTTCCCGACGACGTCCCCCTGCAGTTCGACCGGTTAGGCCCAGACGACGTCGGCTCTTGCTTACACGAGGTGTTGACCACGCTTGTCGAACGCGAGGTTCCGGAACACACTCTTCGATCGCTGGGTGACGAAGTTCGGCGCGTGTTCGATGACGTCGTAGGCGACCACGCTCCGCGAACCGGAGACAATGAACGCGACAAACTGTTCTCCTTCTTCCGAGAGGAGGTACTGGACGACTTCCTCGCGTCCGACTTGTGGGAAGAAATCCAACGAGCCGAACGGGTTACCGTTGAGAGACCCATCGATGGTCTCGTCACTGTTGACGACGTCGAAATAGAGATACACGGCACGAGCGATTTTGTCGTTGAATCGCCCTCCGGCGAACAGTACGTGGCCGATCTGAAGATCACGCTGACGGATCAAACACCGGAGACGCGACGCCGGTACGAACTCCAAGTAACTGCTTACTCGTACCTCTTCGAGCAGCAGGAGAGTTCCGAAGACCCAGTGGATCGGACAGTAGAGACATTCGGCGTCGAACGAGATACAATCGAGTCGTCGTGGCCGTCGGAAATTGTCGAACGGAGACTTGCAACGTTGGTTCGACAGTAG